The Mangifera indica cultivar Alphonso chromosome 8, CATAS_Mindica_2.1, whole genome shotgun sequence genome has a window encoding:
- the LOC123223153 gene encoding cytochrome P450 86A8-like yields MVIATALLLFSAVTAYRLWFTFISRPLKGPRVWPLLGSLPGLIENCDRMHDWICDNLLACGGTYQTCICAIPFLARKQGLVTVTCDPKNVEHILKKRFDNYPKGPTWQAVFHDLLGKGIFNSDGDTWLFQRKTAALEFTTRTLRQAMARWVSRAIKLRFCPILESAQLEAQPVDLQDLLLRLTFDNICGLAFGKDPQTCASGLPENSFASAFDRATEASLQRFILPEILWKLKKWLRMGMEVSLSRSLVHIDQYLSDVINARKLELLTQQKDGSPHDDLLSRFMKKKESYSDEFLQHVALNFILAGRDTSSAALSWFFWLIIQNPIIEEKILQELCGVLIDTRGDNMSKWLEEPLGFEEVDRLIYLKAALSETLRLYPPVPEDSKHVISDDVLPDGTFVPAGSSVTYSIYATGRMRSTWGDDCLEFRPERWLSSDGKKFMMHNSYKFVAFNAGPRICLGKDLAYLQMKSVAAAVLLRHRLTVVAGHKVEQKMSLTLFMKYGLKVNVHKRELEGIVGRIKKKKGEGKLLQLHENNKCNGNGGVRVDEMVGDDV; encoded by the coding sequence ATGGTGATAGCAACTGCTTTGCTTCTTTTTTCAGCTGTCACGGCTTACCGACTGTGGTTCACATTCATCTCACGGCCATTGAAAGGTCCACGTGTTTGGCCTCTATTGGGGAGTCTCCCTGGCTTGATTGAAAACTGCGATCGTATGCATGACTGGATCTGCGACAATCTCCTCGCATGTGGTGGCACGTACCAGACCTGCATCTGTGCAATTCCCTTCCTCGCTAGAAAGCAAGGTCTCGTGACTGTCACGTGCGATCCAAAAAATGTAGAGCATATATTAAAGAAGCGGTTCGATAATTATCCCAAGGGACCCACCTGGCAAGCTGTGTTCCATGATTTACTCGGTAAAGGGATCTTTAATTCTGACGGTGACACGTGGCTGTTCCAGAGAAAGACTGCTGCACTGGAATTCACCACCAGGACTTTGCGCCAGGCTATGGCTCGCTGGGTCAGCAGAGCTATTAAGCTCAGGTTCTGCCCGATTCTTGAATCGGCTCAGCTTGAAGCTCAGCCGGTTGATCTACAAGATCTATTGCTTCGCCTCACGTTTGATAACATTTGTGGTTTGGCTTTTGGGAAGGATCCGCAAACCTGTGCGTCTGGACTTCCCGAAAACAGCTTTGCATCGGCGTTTGACAGAGCCACTGAAGCTTCGCTTCAACGTTTTATTTTGCCGGAAATCTTGTGGAAGCTGAAGAAATGGCTGAGGATGGGCATGGAAGTAAGCTTGAGCCGGAGCCTAGTCCACATCGATCAGTATTTATCTGACGTAATAAATGCACGTAAACTGGAGTTGCTGACTCAGCAAAAAGATGGGAGCCCACACGATGATTTGCTCTCCAGGtttatgaagaaaaaagaatcCTACTCAGACGAATTTCTCCAACACGTGGCACTCAACTTTATCCTAGCTGGACGTGACACATCATCAGCAGCTTTGAGCTGGTTCTTTTGGTTAATCATACAAAATCCAATTATAGAAGAGAAAATCTTACAAGAATTATGCGGCGTCTTGATTGATACACGTGGCGATAACATGTCAAAGTGGCTTGAAGAGCCGTTGGGGTTTGAAGAAGTTGACCGTTTGATATACTTAAAAGCAGCATTATCAGAAACCCTAAGGCTGTACCCTCCAGTACCGGAAGATTCAAAGCACGTGATCTCCGACGACGTATTACCGGACGGAACATTCGTGCCGGCTGGTTCGTCTGTTACGTATTCGATATATGCAACAGGGAGAATGAGGTCGACGTGGGGAGATGATTGCCTAGAGTTTCGTCCAGAGAGATGGTTGTCATCTGATGGGAAGAAATTCATGATGCATAATTCCTATAAATTTGTCGCATTCAATGCAGGGCCGAGGATATGTCTGGGGAAGGATTTGGCTTACTTGCAGATGAAGTCGGTAGCAGCAGCGGTGTTGCTACGGCATCGTTTAACGGTGGTGGCAGGACATAAGGTAGAGCAGAAGATGTCGTTGACGTTGTTTATGAAATATGGGCTGAAGGTAAATGTGCATAAAAGAGAATTAGAAGGGATTGTGGGAAGGATTAAGAAGAAGAAGGGGGAGGGAAAATTATTGCAGTTGCATGAGAATAATAAATGTAATGGTAATGGTGGGGTAagggttgatgaaatggtagGTGATGATGTTTAA